The segment TCCACATCTATATCCTCCACCCAACGACGGAGACCATTCTCCTTTGGGATCGATAATGATTTTGACCCCGAAGATTCGCCAGAAACATCATGATGAGAATTCATTACTGTTGTTGATATTTCTGATCGATTACAGCTAGGAAAATGCTTTTTGATAACAGAGTTAACATTTCCGTAAGTATAAGGAATGCCAGAAGGTGAAAAAACAACGGAGGTAACACGAGAACTTGTCAAGGATTCAAGTAGTTcagcttttttaaaaattcctttctttctttttgaaaatgtcGTCAATCTATCACTTTGCTTTGTGAGTTTCTCGATTTCTGTCCTCCTCTTCCTTGTTCCCATTCTGCTTAAATTCCTATCTTCTTCAAGGAGTAAGATTTGTTTTGAAATTTGGGATACTTTTTAAGGTTCAGAGGAAATGTTAATTTATAGTGAGAGattgaaaatgaattttttttttcttttctatattttatttccaaatttttttgtggaaatATATGGAATGTAATTTAAATCTTTAGAAGAAAATGTTGACTGATCATTTATTTTGTGTCAAAGTTTGACTTGTAAATTGTGACTATATAGCAATTGAAATTTGGAAGTAAGGAACATACCAAAGGATCTcaaattagttttatttttaaaaaatatgagaaaatatgaATAATGTGTTGTTTTGGTTTATAGATATACTTCATTTTATTGAAATTGTCCTAATGTGTAATAAAAGGTGTTTATTTTggtttttaat is part of the Solanum lycopersicum chromosome 1, SLM_r2.1 genome and harbors:
- the LOC101257814 gene encoding agamous-like MADS-box protein AGL23; amino-acid sequence: MGTRKRRTEIEKLTKQSDRLTTFSKRKKGIFKKAELLESLTSSRVTSVVFSPSGIPYTYGNVNSVIKKHFPSCNRSEISTTVMNSHHDVSGESSGSKSLSIPKENGLRRWVEDIDVEGCQNLNQLFMLKEQLEGTREKIISSDPESFEALFM